In Paraflavitalea devenefica, the following are encoded in one genomic region:
- the ftsA gene encoding cell division protein FtsA, producing the protein MNNEQQPIIVGLDIGTTKIAAIAGRKNEFGKLEIIGFGRANSNGVKHGQVLNIDETIKAIQMALDNCYTSNPNLEISEVYVGIAGHHIKSLQTRGDIVRHQTEEEITQREIDQLISDQYKTYIPAGDQIIDVIPQEFTVDNFQNIPNPIGYGGVKVGANFHIITGDKNAIRNISRSVEKSGLITKDLVLQPLASAAAVMGQEDLEAGVAIVDIGGGTTDLAVFYEGILKHTAVIPFGGENITNDIKTGLGVLKTQAEQMKVQFGSALANEARGNAFITIPGLRGMPAKEISVKNLANIIQARMSEIMDFVTYHLKQVGLDNRTLNGGVVLTGGGSQLRHLIQLTEYVTGLNARIGFPTEHLAAGHIEELAKPTYATCIGLILKGYSDYEHNRKQFEHRFRKVEVPETLRKAAEPAETLVAAAEEEETQAEKVKNRKGIKDFWGKFKDGIIDLFKEEEDHAL; encoded by the coding sequence ATGAACAACGAGCAACAACCCATCATCGTAGGTCTGGATATCGGGACCACGAAGATCGCAGCGATTGCCGGCCGGAAGAACGAATTCGGCAAACTGGAGATCATCGGCTTTGGCCGTGCCAACTCCAACGGCGTGAAGCATGGACAGGTATTAAATATTGATGAAACGATTAAAGCCATACAGATGGCTTTGGACAATTGCTATACTTCGAACCCCAACCTGGAGATCAGCGAGGTGTATGTAGGTATTGCAGGTCATCATATCAAGAGCTTGCAGACCCGTGGAGATATTGTACGTCACCAAACCGAAGAAGAAATTACCCAGCGGGAAATTGATCAACTGATCTCCGACCAGTATAAAACGTATATCCCGGCAGGTGACCAGATCATTGATGTAATACCCCAGGAGTTTACGGTAGATAATTTCCAGAATATTCCCAACCCCATCGGGTATGGCGGTGTTAAAGTGGGCGCTAATTTCCACATTATCACCGGTGATAAGAATGCCATCCGCAATATCAGCCGCTCTGTAGAGAAGAGCGGGTTGATCACCAAGGACCTGGTACTGCAACCCCTGGCCTCTGCCGCAGCGGTTATGGGACAGGAGGACCTGGAAGCCGGTGTAGCCATCGTGGATATTGGTGGGGGTACCACCGACCTGGCTGTGTTTTATGAAGGCATCCTGAAGCACACAGCCGTAATCCCCTTTGGTGGTGAGAATATTACTAATGATATTAAGACCGGCCTGGGCGTGTTGAAAACACAGGCTGAGCAGATGAAGGTACAGTTTGGTAGTGCACTGGCCAATGAAGCCAGGGGCAATGCCTTTATTACAATACCCGGATTGCGTGGTATGCCTGCCAAAGAGATCAGCGTGAAGAACCTGGCGAATATTATACAGGCGCGCATGAGTGAGATCATGGATTTTGTGACCTATCACCTGAAGCAGGTAGGCCTGGATAACCGTACGCTAAATGGCGGTGTAGTATTAACCGGTGGTGGTTCGCAGTTGAGGCACCTGATCCAGTTGACAGAATATGTAACTGGGTTGAATGCCCGCATTGGTTTCCCTACGGAGCACCTGGCTGCCGGACATATTGAAGAGCTGGCCAAGCCGACTTATGCTACCTGTATCGGTCTTATTTTAAAAGGTTACAGCGATTATGAACATAACCGCAAGCAGTTTGAACACCGCTTCCGGAAAGTAGAAGTGCCCGAAACATTAAGAAAGGCAGCAGAGCCGGCAGAAACATTGGTTGCAGCAGCAGAAGAAGAAGAAACACAAGCAGAAAAGGTAAAGAACAGGAAAGGCATTAAAGATTTCTGGGGCAAGTTCAAGGACGGCATTATTGATCTGTTCAAAGAAGAAGAAGATCACGCATTATAA
- the murC gene encoding UDP-N-acetylmuramate--L-alanine ligase, whose translation MIELKDIQRVYFIGIGGIGMSALARYFKFHGREVSGYDKTATPLTRKLEEEGIPVHYEEDLSKAPKDAQLIVYTPAVPKAHKELVYYQQNNYTLLKRSEVLGLITNSSFNICVAGTHGKTTVSTMTAHLLQDSGYGCNAFLGGIAVNYNSNYWSHERNVCVVEADEYDRSFLRLSPNIAVITSMDPDHLDIYGTPEAMEEAFIEFSGKVKPGGLLLSKYGLPRSGDLRTGNHLTYSLQNEKADVYAANIRRQHGSYTFDVIMKDWQLKDVELNMGGLHNIENVIVAITVAHQLGIEDNKIKAAVAGFRGVKRRFEYIVKSAEGGIVFVDDYAHHPEELRALITGAKNLFPDMHCTVVFQPHLFSRTRDFANEFAATLDMADEVILLPIYPARELPMEGVTSEMVLQRMKNEHKQLLQKEELLKWVEGVVRGDTNHGGKSGGWLLITAGAGDIDALVQPIKKIIEQK comes from the coding sequence ATGATCGAATTAAAAGATATTCAGCGGGTTTATTTTATCGGTATAGGTGGGATTGGCATGAGTGCGCTGGCGAGGTATTTTAAGTTTCATGGCCGGGAAGTAAGCGGGTACGATAAAACAGCCACCCCGCTCACCAGGAAGCTGGAAGAAGAAGGGATACCGGTACATTATGAAGAAGACCTGTCAAAAGCGCCAAAGGATGCACAGTTGATCGTATATACGCCGGCTGTACCTAAAGCGCACAAGGAGCTGGTGTATTATCAGCAAAATAATTATACCCTGCTGAAGCGTAGTGAAGTGCTGGGGTTAATTACCAATAGTTCTTTTAATATCTGCGTGGCAGGTACGCATGGCAAAACAACAGTGAGTACCATGACGGCCCACCTGCTGCAGGACAGTGGTTATGGTTGCAATGCTTTCCTCGGAGGCATTGCCGTAAACTATAACAGCAACTACTGGAGCCATGAGCGCAACGTATGTGTGGTGGAAGCGGATGAATACGACCGGAGCTTCCTGCGCCTGAGTCCCAATATCGCTGTGATCACTTCCATGGATCCCGATCACCTCGATATTTATGGAACGCCGGAAGCGATGGAAGAAGCGTTCATTGAGTTCTCGGGTAAGGTAAAGCCGGGCGGTTTGTTGCTGAGTAAGTATGGATTACCCCGGTCGGGTGATCTGAGGACGGGTAACCATCTTACCTATAGTTTGCAAAATGAAAAGGCGGATGTATATGCTGCCAATATCCGCCGGCAACACGGGAGCTACACGTTTGATGTGATAATGAAAGACTGGCAGTTGAAGGATGTGGAACTGAACATGGGCGGACTGCATAATATCGAAAATGTGATCGTAGCCATTACAGTGGCGCACCAATTGGGCATAGAAGATAATAAGATCAAAGCAGCGGTGGCTGGTTTCAGGGGTGTGAAGCGGAGATTTGAATACATCGTTAAGTCTGCTGAAGGTGGGATTGTGTTTGTAGATGATTATGCGCATCACCCGGAAGAGTTGCGGGCGCTGATCACCGGAGCCAAAAACCTGTTTCCGGATATGCATTGTACGGTGGTCTTCCAGCCGCACCTGTTCAGCAGGACAAGGGACTTTGCAAATGAGTTTGCCGCTACGCTGGACATGGCCGATGAGGTGATCCTGCTGCCTATTTATCCGGCCAGGGAATTGCCGATGGAAGGTGTAACAAGTGAGATGGTCCTGCAACGGATGAAAAATGAGCACAAGCAATTGTTGCAAAAAGAGGAGTTATTGAAGTGGGTGGAAGGGGTGGTTCGTGGGGACACGAACCACGGCGGAAAAAGTGGCGGCTGGTTGCTGATAACGGCAGGGGCAGGAGATATTGATGCATTGGTGCAGCCGATTAAAAAGATCATTGAACAAAAATAG
- the murG gene encoding undecaprenyldiphospho-muramoylpentapeptide beta-N-acetylglucosaminyltransferase, which produces MKKKIIIAGGGTGGHIFPAIAIANALKKNDPFIDILFVGAKGKMEMEKVPQAGYSIEGIDIAGFNRSSLLKNIGLPFKLIKSFFQVRKIITDFMPDAVVGVGGYSSFPVLRYAQARGIPTFIHESNSFAGKSNMMLGKKATRVFVAGDGMEKFFPADKLQITGNPVRSVIANNTINREKGIEFFGLDPAKKTILATGGSLGAKGINEALDAQIDLFAKHDIQLIWQTGKPYAEKAAERAVENKHIWVNSFITQMEYAYAAADIVISRSGAMAIAELCVAKKPVVLVPFPFAAEDHQTVNAQHLVNRQAGIMVRDSEAKEKLVSTVIELAKDEQRQALLKENIGKLAVTNADEVIAKEILKVVSANVDKKG; this is translated from the coding sequence TTGAAGAAAAAGATCATCATAGCAGGAGGAGGGACCGGCGGGCATATTTTCCCGGCCATTGCCATTGCCAATGCGCTGAAGAAAAATGATCCGTTTATTGACATCTTATTTGTGGGAGCGAAGGGAAAGATGGAGATGGAGAAGGTACCCCAGGCTGGCTATTCCATCGAAGGAATAGATATTGCCGGTTTTAACAGAAGCTCACTGCTTAAAAATATTGGTCTGCCTTTTAAACTGATCAAAAGCTTTTTCCAGGTAAGGAAGATCATTACCGATTTTATGCCGGATGCGGTAGTAGGTGTAGGTGGTTATTCCAGTTTTCCGGTGTTGCGGTATGCGCAGGCAAGGGGTATCCCTACGTTCATCCATGAATCTAATTCCTTTGCCGGCAAATCGAACATGATGCTGGGTAAGAAAGCCACCCGTGTATTTGTGGCAGGTGATGGGATGGAAAAGTTTTTCCCGGCTGATAAGCTGCAGATCACGGGTAATCCCGTCCGCAGTGTGATCGCCAACAATACCATTAACCGGGAAAAAGGGATAGAGTTCTTTGGACTGGACCCGGCTAAGAAAACCATACTGGCTACCGGTGGCAGCCTGGGCGCCAAAGGTATTAATGAAGCGCTGGACGCACAGATTGACCTGTTTGCCAAACATGATATTCAACTGATCTGGCAAACGGGTAAGCCCTATGCTGAGAAAGCCGCCGAACGCGCTGTAGAGAATAAGCATATTTGGGTGAACAGTTTTATTACGCAAATGGAGTATGCCTATGCTGCAGCCGATATTGTGATCTCCCGTTCGGGAGCAATGGCCATTGCGGAACTGTGTGTGGCGAAGAAGCCGGTAGTGCTGGTTCCATTCCCTTTTGCTGCGGAAGACCACCAGACGGTGAATGCACAACACCTGGTGAATAGGCAGGCGGGTATTATGGTGCGGGACAGCGAAGCAAAAGAAAAACTGGTAAGCACGGTGATTGAACTGGCGAAGGATGAACAGCGGCAGGCACTGCTGAAAGAGAATATAGGCAAGCTGGCAGTAACGAATGCGGATGAAGTGATTGCCAAAGAGATATTAAAGGTAGTGAGTGCGAATGTTGATAAGAAAGGTTGA
- a CDS encoding FtsW/RodA/SpoVE family cell cycle protein: protein MSNSKDIRFDEMASIGRSPGSLLSRTKGDKAIWAIVLVLALVSMLVVYSSTGLLAYKYNRGNTEIYLFKQIMFIIVGMAVIYFSHRVNYTLYSRVARILFLLSIPLLIYTLFFGVRLNEGSRWIRLPIINLTFQTSDLAKLALFMYLSRLLSKKQDKIKDFKQGFLPVILPVVVICILIAPANLSTALLVGATSMLLMFIGRASMKHLLMTIGLLAIPVVLLVTIAVAYYDKEEGKTKDLPAILEAGRLPTWIKRVQNFVYDSKQTDKDENYQINQAKIAIAKGGMLGLGPGNSETRNFLPHPYSDFIFAIIIEEYGIVGGAFIILIYLLFLLRSIRVFRKCPYAFGAFLALGLSFTLVIQALINMAVTVNLFPVTGVTLPLVSMGGSSFLFTCLSIGIILSVARNVEQSEGKAAAEAAKA, encoded by the coding sequence GATATACGGTTTGATGAGATGGCTTCTATTGGTAGAAGCCCCGGTAGCCTTTTGAGCAGAACGAAAGGAGATAAAGCAATATGGGCTATTGTGCTTGTATTGGCGCTGGTGTCTATGCTGGTAGTATATAGCTCTACCGGCTTGCTGGCGTATAAATACAACCGGGGTAATACCGAGATCTACCTGTTCAAACAGATCATGTTCATTATTGTGGGCATGGCGGTGATCTATTTTTCGCACCGGGTGAATTACACCTTGTATTCAAGAGTAGCGCGGATATTGTTCCTGCTGTCCATTCCGCTCCTGATATATACGTTGTTTTTCGGGGTGAGGCTGAATGAAGGCAGCCGCTGGATCAGGCTGCCGATCATTAACCTTACTTTCCAAACCTCCGACCTTGCCAAGCTGGCCCTGTTCATGTACCTGAGCCGGCTGCTGAGCAAGAAGCAGGATAAGATCAAGGATTTTAAGCAAGGGTTTCTGCCGGTAATATTGCCGGTTGTTGTTATTTGTATACTGATTGCCCCGGCCAACCTGTCAACCGCTTTGCTGGTAGGCGCTACCAGTATGTTGCTGATGTTCATAGGGCGGGCGAGTATGAAACACCTGCTGATGACGATCGGATTACTGGCCATCCCGGTAGTGCTGCTCGTTACGATCGCTGTTGCCTATTATGATAAAGAAGAAGGAAAGACAAAAGACCTGCCCGCCATCCTGGAAGCAGGACGTTTGCCTACCTGGATCAAGCGGGTACAAAATTTTGTGTACGACAGCAAACAGACGGATAAAGATGAGAATTACCAGATAAACCAGGCTAAGATCGCGATTGCCAAAGGTGGCATGCTGGGACTAGGCCCGGGTAATAGTGAAACGAGGAATTTCCTGCCACACCCGTATTCTGATTTCATCTTTGCCATTATTATTGAAGAGTATGGTATTGTAGGAGGGGCCTTTATCATATTGATCTACCTGTTGTTCCTGCTGAGGAGCATACGGGTATTCCGGAAATGTCCCTATGCGTTTGGGGCTTTCCTGGCATTGGGATTAAGCTTTACGCTGGTGATTCAGGCCTTGATCAATATGGCGGTGACGGTGAACCTGTTCCCGGTAACAGGTGTAACGCTGCCACTGGTGAGTATGGGTGGTAGCTCCTTCCTGTTTACCTGTCTTTCGATTGGGATTATTCTCAGCGTAGCCAGGAATGTGGAACAATCAGAAGGAAAGGCGGCGGCGGAAGCGGCGAAGGCATGA